In Kwoniella shandongensis chromosome 10, complete sequence, one genomic interval encodes:
- a CDS encoding AP-2 complex subunit sigma has protein sequence MIKFILVQNRQGKTRLSKWYHPYDDDEKVRLRGEVHRLIAPRDQKYQSNFVEFRNDKIVYRRYAGLFFCVCVDSNDNELAYLEAIHLFVEVLDAFFQNVCELDLVFSFYKVYAILDEVFLAGEIEETSKQVVLDRLDYLEKLE, from the exons ATGATCAAattcatcctcgtccaa AATCGACAAGGGAAGACGAGACTGTCAAAGTGGTATCACCCttacgacgacgatgagaag GTCAGATTACGAGGTGAAGTCCACCGATTGATCGCTCCTCGAGATCAGAAATACCAATCCAACTTTGTCGAG TTCCGAAACGACAAGATTGTCTACCGACGATATGCTGGTCTGTTCTTCTGTGTCTGTGTCGACTCGAACGATAACGAATTGGCATATCTCGAGGCTATCCACCTCTTTGTCGAAGTGTTAG ACGCGTTCTTCCAGAATGTATGTGAGCTCGACTTGGTGTTCTCCTTCTACAAA GTTTACGCGATTCTCGATGAGGTGTTCTTAGCTGGAGAGATAGAAGAGACGAGCAAGCAGGTAGTCCTGGACAGACTGGATTATCTCGAGAAGCTGGAATAA
- a CDS encoding cytochrome c oxidase-assembly factor COX23, mitochondrial, producing MATQVPPSKNPTPYASRPLPPSPALEQPEDYKNTFRGRMSASKYADPCEAASKASLECLERTHYNRDECMDFFKAYRECKGKWIAQRKEDRVKGRDTV from the exons ATGGCCACCCAAGTTCCCCCTTCCAAAAACCCTACTCCCTACGCTTCGAGACCGTTACCCCCTTCTCCGGCTCTCGAGCAGCCGGAGGATTACAAAAACACTTTCAGA GGCCGAATGTCCGCTAGCAAG TACGCCGACCCATGCGAAGCAGCTAGTAAAGCATCGTTGGAATGTCTCGAAAGAACACATTACAACagagacgag TGTATGGACTTCTTCAAAGCATATCGGGAATGTAAAGGCAAATGG ATCGCTCAACGGAAAGAGGATAGGGTCAAGGGGAGAGATACGGTATGA